In one window of bacterium DNA:
- a CDS encoding type II toxin-antitoxin system HicA family toxin, producing MNKKQRSTLRRIFENPVRSDIEWRDIESLLRSLGAEILEGRGSRVRVALNGVKAVFHRPHPERVTDRGQLSSVRKFLEQAGVRYA from the coding sequence TTGAACAAGAAGCAGCGATCCACACTCAGAAGAATATTTGAAAATCCTGTCCGATCTGATATTGAGTGGAGGGATATTGAAAGTTTGTTGCGCTCACTGGGTGCTGAAATACTGGAGGGACGCGGCTCGAGAGTACGAGTCGCATTAAACGGTGTCAAAGCGGTATTCCACCGTCCTCATCCCGAGCGCGTTACTGACAGGGGACAGCTGTCGTCGGTACGAAAATTTCTTGAACAGGCCGGAGTGCGTTATGCTTGA
- a CDS encoding T9SS type A sorting domain-containing protein — protein MKISSTGTDIVPLRNFTYSIGASLKPLQSIVTTLGTIGCILMLLVVSSPVMLNAQTEWKDRYTSIAVNDQLNPSVAKPTNVDYTISVWEDERNIDESGSDIYIQRIDNQTGVSKWIADPVSGGLYGPWDVVTDRFDGIPVCTEVGDQRNPRAAYDGMNGVIVVWEDYRNDPSATIADIYAQRIDLSTGRPDPAWSPNGIIVCQTGAHAERPRIAGTVDGAFITWIDYRNDPGFAPRDRDVFLQYINSASATFPSAPTNWTVNGIPVAMNQPPDQYNPELAVDNIFTLDMLGNLTQGIVVTYQDDRYQSATYGTPVWSVFANRIDANGMQKYTTGIPPYQGDVAAGPSYESQEFPKIVTTGKLPQIQTPSAIIVWQDAVQNPALGYTDIYAQRIDQIGNQLFPGLNGLAVCTAPQAQMLPQPVLWESGDPATGSYVPYVTVGWEDHRNAQQTGIDLYAALINSTAPGMLANPAGSLGEQVCIMPYGQTELAMDNLIQSDPNQEFTVFVWTHETGNGMDIRYQKVMLPGWIEMWPVDGKTVTGAKSDQHFPQASREVFVWQDGRRDPIPFDDQDDENIYCQTPGECTGASDMKWRDMFAKWTFGRNARDFRYVINPDDGSTFVVWTEDREMYTSSYHSIVFVQKFDRDGVPRWSNNGIAVNGYAIEPGSTTTAVKPDVCIAKDGGAFVVWQQLVFLNATKQECLGAKYDAAGNATNLLLTWSWAFPNPSPYSYTEPRIVAGSNGSAAVAVLEDTRPAGGTGKLPKVAGLTPAGGIVPGIGGVVNTNTAPVNVAVNQDLRLSFDGIGTFYIMTSSMTAGVTGIVLGAISGNGISDAVLIPYYSLDGYDLNVHDCQSSLNISSALFTYSIQPQQGNQYDVYAGYYKWNGTTRSFYATSVRPNMPYFNSRQPKICSDSIYATSGVQGILLVWDTDYQTPGSPMYHRVESNRYLFPAANRLVPEFSSPLILADGLNASTYPDVARVVNSSSSSTVRGVVAWEGGGELGPCSPARPTEIYGQYVFYNRNSTSPGPQWLQAEMIGPGVGNYHQIRPNVQLSIPDAISVFWYDSQNGEDGVLGTRLPDLHQSIDWAKNRVFAERDWKIPSIGISGVWPQPAYVTTDQLQVGISGSINKETVVELFDLLGRKIASLFRGVILRSDLTIQFSPLRLNLLPGTYIIRYQSGNTVVAHNIVILR, from the coding sequence ATGAAGATTTCAAGCACAGGCACCGATATTGTGCCGTTGCGCAATTTTACGTACAGCATCGGTGCATCGCTCAAACCGTTGCAAAGCATCGTCACCACGCTGGGTACTATAGGTTGCATCCTCATGCTTCTCGTCGTAAGCTCACCGGTGATGCTCAATGCACAGACGGAATGGAAGGACCGCTATACTAGTATCGCGGTCAACGACCAGTTGAACCCTTCAGTTGCGAAACCGACAAATGTTGACTACACGATTAGCGTATGGGAGGATGAGCGGAACATAGATGAATCGGGATCGGATATATATATTCAAAGAATTGATAATCAAACTGGAGTATCCAAGTGGATTGCTGATCCTGTCTCCGGTGGCCTCTATGGGCCGTGGGACGTTGTTACAGACCGTTTCGATGGTATACCCGTGTGCACGGAAGTAGGAGATCAAAGAAATCCACGCGCAGCCTATGATGGGATGAATGGTGTTATCGTTGTGTGGGAGGACTACCGAAATGACCCTTCCGCAACCATTGCAGATATCTATGCTCAACGCATAGATCTAAGTACTGGTCGTCCAGACCCAGCATGGTCTCCGAATGGGATTATTGTTTGCCAAACGGGCGCTCATGCTGAACGTCCACGTATTGCTGGAACTGTAGATGGTGCGTTTATCACTTGGATCGATTATCGCAATGATCCTGGATTTGCACCACGCGATCGGGATGTTTTCCTGCAGTATATTAACAGTGCAAGCGCGACATTCCCATCAGCACCGACGAACTGGACCGTCAATGGAATCCCAGTAGCGATGAACCAACCGCCTGATCAATACAATCCTGAACTTGCAGTTGACAATATTTTCACTCTTGACATGCTCGGCAATCTGACGCAAGGAATAGTCGTCACATATCAGGATGATAGATATCAAAGTGCAACATACGGAACTCCGGTCTGGTCTGTTTTTGCCAATCGCATTGATGCAAATGGTATGCAGAAGTATACCACGGGCATACCCCCTTATCAAGGTGATGTTGCGGCAGGTCCATCATACGAAAGCCAGGAGTTTCCGAAAATTGTGACAACCGGAAAACTGCCTCAAATACAAACGCCCTCAGCTATAATCGTCTGGCAAGACGCTGTTCAGAATCCGGCACTTGGATATACGGACATATATGCTCAGCGAATCGATCAAATCGGTAATCAATTGTTTCCAGGGTTGAACGGGCTTGCTGTGTGCACGGCACCACAAGCGCAGATGTTGCCACAACCAGTCCTGTGGGAATCAGGAGATCCAGCAACAGGTAGTTACGTACCGTATGTGACTGTCGGCTGGGAGGACCATCGCAATGCGCAGCAGACTGGAATTGACCTCTACGCTGCACTGATCAACTCAACAGCACCTGGGATGCTCGCAAATCCAGCAGGAAGCTTGGGTGAACAGGTCTGTATTATGCCGTATGGGCAGACGGAGTTAGCGATGGATAACCTCATTCAAAGCGATCCAAATCAAGAATTCACAGTATTTGTGTGGACCCACGAGACCGGGAATGGCATGGATATCCGATACCAAAAGGTGATGCTGCCTGGCTGGATAGAAATGTGGCCAGTGGATGGCAAGACGGTGACAGGTGCTAAGTCGGACCAACATTTCCCACAGGCTAGCCGTGAGGTTTTTGTGTGGCAGGACGGAAGACGGGACCCAATCCCATTTGATGATCAGGACGATGAAAATATTTATTGTCAAACGCCTGGTGAGTGCACCGGTGCTTCGGATATGAAGTGGAGAGATATGTTCGCAAAATGGACCTTCGGCAGGAATGCTCGTGACTTCCGATACGTCATAAATCCTGATGATGGTTCAACTTTTGTCGTCTGGACAGAAGACCGGGAGATGTACACTTCCTCATACCACTCGATTGTGTTCGTCCAGAAATTTGACAGGGATGGAGTACCACGTTGGAGCAACAATGGTATTGCGGTAAATGGATACGCAATCGAACCCGGAAGCACAACCACAGCTGTGAAACCAGATGTCTGTATCGCAAAAGATGGAGGTGCATTCGTTGTTTGGCAGCAACTTGTCTTTCTAAATGCAACCAAACAGGAATGTTTGGGTGCGAAATATGACGCCGCAGGGAATGCGACAAATTTGCTTTTAACCTGGTCTTGGGCGTTTCCCAATCCTAGTCCATATAGTTATACTGAGCCTCGAATAGTTGCTGGATCGAATGGCTCTGCTGCAGTGGCTGTTCTTGAAGATACGAGGCCTGCAGGTGGTACTGGTAAGTTACCGAAAGTGGCAGGCCTTACACCTGCAGGTGGCATTGTTCCGGGGATTGGTGGTGTTGTAAATACTAATACCGCACCTGTCAATGTTGCCGTCAATCAAGACCTTCGTCTATCGTTTGATGGCATCGGCACGTTTTACATTATGACGTCAAGTATGACAGCTGGAGTCACAGGCATTGTCCTTGGCGCAATTTCAGGAAACGGTATTTCAGATGCAGTCTTGATCCCCTACTACTCCTTGGATGGATACGATCTGAATGTTCATGATTGTCAATCTAGTCTGAACATCAGTTCAGCATTGTTTACGTACTCGATTCAGCCTCAACAGGGCAATCAGTATGATGTGTATGCTGGTTACTATAAGTGGAACGGTACCACACGATCGTTCTATGCAACGTCTGTCAGACCAAACATGCCATACTTTAACTCGCGTCAGCCAAAAATATGTAGTGATAGTATATATGCGACCTCTGGCGTGCAAGGGATATTGCTAGTATGGGATACTGATTACCAAACACCTGGTTCACCGATGTATCATCGAGTAGAGAGCAACAGATACCTTTTCCCTGCTGCTAATCGCCTGGTTCCAGAGTTCAGCTCTCCACTGATCCTGGCGGATGGATTAAATGCATCGACATATCCCGATGTCGCGCGAGTTGTAAACTCAAGTAGCAGTAGCACGGTGCGTGGCGTCGTTGCTTGGGAGGGTGGCGGTGAACTCGGCCCCTGTTCCCCTGCGAGACCGACAGAGATTTACGGTCAATACGTCTTCTATAACCGGAATTCGACTAGCCCCGGCCCTCAGTGGCTTCAGGCAGAAATGATCGGTCCGGGCGTAGGGAATTACCACCAAATTCGTCCAAACGTTCAATTATCGATCCCGGATGCTATATCAGTGTTTTGGTATGATAGCCAGAATGGTGAAGACGGTGTCCTGGGAACAAGACTGCCAGATCTGCATCAAAGTATTGACTGGGCAAAGAATCGTGTTTTTGCAGAGCGAGATTGGAAGATACCGAGTATTGGAATATCGGGTGTTTGGCCACAACCTGCTTATGTAACTACTGATCAGTTGCAAGTCGGTATATCAGGAAGTATAAACAAAGAAACAGTTGTGGAACTATTCGATCTTCTTGGACGCAAGATTGCGTCATTGTTCCGTGGTGTCATCTTGCGGTCTGATCTGACAATTCAGTTCTCACCGTTGAGACTAAATTTACTGCCAGGCACGTACATTATCCGATATCAGAGTGGAAACACTGTTGTAGCACATAATATAGTCATCCTCCGCTAG
- a CDS encoding TonB-dependent receptor family protein, producing MRLSFTLFVALLFLSATVFAESDGEEKKGVRVYGAVVDASTKKPLIYANVVLFKASGEEVAASSYSGETGEFLLTGVEPGRYTLVVTYVGYEEKRVADFEVKGGSEQVNAGTLALAPSAVEVDEVTVEADRPTEEFHLDKKVINVGKSLQNRGGSALDVLRDQPSVRVDANDNVTLRGSSNFTVLVNGRPYPFQGSDALRQLPANLIESIELITNPSAKYEAEGSTGIINVVLRRENDYSSSAIVNIGAGTRDKYNTDATVSMNYGATKVTGGLDYRRNAYHQVQDVDRLTMTPQGNIVNETDLRRRDIRDQYNVRLGIEHTMDETHTLSLNASGGQVKIPRSFAFDVHNTSPSLDLYQQISNNFDLTATYINGTAFYEYQIEPENSKLTAEAVYTRVLLPYTQVTREYDSDPTFRSRSAQPYSTQLDSDANRHEARAKMNYMKKFSPTSTFETGWQSDYSIRSYDVVSSVYDWGQDTWLGDEQLSNVFDLTNYVHAGFMTWADVLLGLQYQVGLRAEYMDRLLTQKTLGEDYAYDKLDWFPSFSMARKFGTHTLQFSYSRRINRPNENLLNPFPFYNDTYLSTAGNPRLLPEYTHAMELNYQKMFGGVYMSVQTYARLSTNTVWQAQSATDDGKMNITFGNFAETSNMGAELTASYRPATWLRLDPNLNLFNNAVKGTAFGRDIDEQAFTWTGRLSAIFTITPMTRLQITGMYLSEQIGPQSTTDPLFYLSVTARQDFFDRVLSVTLQARNLLETSYYNVSSIGQNFANSFVVKPEVPVVNLTLTYNFNNYRPTRRQDGDVDVNVGI from the coding sequence ATGAGATTATCGTTTACCCTGTTTGTTGCACTGCTTTTCCTCTCTGCTACCGTATTCGCCGAAAGTGATGGGGAGGAGAAGAAGGGCGTGCGCGTATACGGCGCCGTCGTCGATGCTTCCACAAAAAAACCGCTCATCTACGCCAACGTCGTGCTGTTCAAAGCGTCGGGCGAAGAAGTCGCAGCGTCCTCGTACAGCGGGGAGACCGGAGAGTTTCTGCTCACGGGCGTTGAGCCCGGACGCTACACGCTGGTCGTCACCTACGTGGGATACGAAGAAAAGCGCGTGGCGGATTTCGAGGTCAAAGGCGGCAGCGAACAGGTAAATGCGGGCACACTCGCACTCGCTCCCTCCGCTGTGGAAGTGGATGAAGTGACCGTAGAGGCTGATCGTCCCACCGAAGAATTCCATCTCGACAAAAAAGTCATCAACGTGGGCAAGAGCCTGCAGAACCGGGGCGGCAGCGCGCTGGATGTGCTGCGCGATCAGCCTTCGGTGCGGGTGGACGCCAACGACAATGTCACGCTGCGCGGCAGTTCGAATTTCACCGTGCTGGTCAACGGCAGGCCGTATCCCTTCCAGGGATCCGACGCCCTCCGGCAGCTGCCCGCGAATCTCATCGAAAGCATCGAGCTGATCACCAATCCTTCAGCCAAGTATGAAGCAGAAGGATCGACAGGTATCATCAACGTGGTGCTTCGCAGGGAAAACGATTACAGCAGCAGCGCCATCGTGAATATCGGGGCGGGGACGAGAGACAAGTACAACACCGACGCCACGGTGTCGATGAATTACGGTGCGACGAAGGTGACCGGGGGACTCGATTACCGGCGCAACGCCTATCACCAAGTGCAGGATGTGGATCGTCTCACCATGACGCCGCAGGGCAATATTGTGAATGAGACGGATCTGCGCCGCAGGGATATCCGTGATCAGTACAACGTGCGTCTGGGCATCGAGCATACGATGGATGAAACGCATACGCTCTCGCTCAACGCCAGCGGGGGACAGGTGAAGATCCCACGCAGCTTTGCCTTCGATGTGCATAACACGAGTCCTTCACTCGACCTCTATCAGCAGATAAGCAACAACTTCGATCTCACGGCAACGTACATCAACGGCACGGCGTTTTACGAATACCAGATCGAGCCCGAGAACAGCAAGCTCACCGCCGAGGCGGTGTACACGCGCGTGTTGCTGCCGTACACGCAGGTCACGCGGGAATACGACAGCGATCCCACCTTCAGATCGCGAAGTGCGCAGCCGTATTCCACGCAGCTCGACTCCGACGCAAATCGTCATGAGGCGCGGGCGAAAATGAATTACATGAAGAAGTTCTCCCCTACCAGCACCTTCGAAACCGGATGGCAGTCCGACTACTCCATCCGTTCCTACGATGTGGTGAGCAGCGTGTACGACTGGGGACAGGACACGTGGCTGGGCGACGAGCAGTTGAGCAACGTATTCGACCTCACCAATTACGTGCATGCGGGTTTCATGACCTGGGCGGATGTGTTGCTGGGACTGCAGTACCAGGTCGGACTGCGCGCCGAGTACATGGACCGTCTGCTGACGCAGAAGACGCTGGGCGAGGATTACGCGTATGACAAACTCGACTGGTTCCCAAGCTTTTCGATGGCGCGGAAGTTCGGCACGCACACGCTGCAGTTCAGTTATTCCCGCCGCATCAATCGTCCCAACGAAAACCTCCTGAACCCCTTCCCCTTTTACAACGACACCTACCTGAGCACCGCCGGCAACCCGCGGCTGCTTCCCGAGTACACCCACGCGATGGAACTCAACTATCAGAAGATGTTCGGCGGCGTGTACATGTCGGTGCAGACCTATGCCAGGCTGTCGACAAACACCGTCTGGCAGGCGCAGTCCGCCACCGACGACGGCAAGATGAATATCACCTTCGGGAATTTCGCGGAAACCTCGAACATGGGAGCCGAGCTGACGGCGAGTTATCGTCCCGCCACCTGGCTGCGCCTCGATCCAAACCTCAACCTCTTCAACAACGCGGTGAAGGGGACGGCGTTCGGAAGGGACATTGACGAGCAGGCGTTCACATGGACCGGCAGGCTCAGCGCGATATTCACCATCACACCCATGACGCGGCTGCAGATCACCGGCATGTATCTCAGTGAGCAGATCGGTCCCCAGAGCACAACCGATCCACTGTTCTACCTGAGCGTCACCGCGCGGCAGGACTTCTTCGACCGCGTCCTGTCAGTCACCCTGCAGGCGCGCAACCTGCTGGAGACATCGTATTACAACGTGTCCTCCATCGGACAGAACTTCGCCAACAGCTTCGTCGTCAAACCCGAAGTGCCCGTCGTCAACCTCACGCTCACATATAATTTCAACAACTACCGTCCCACCCGCAGGCAGGACGGTGATGTTGATGTGAATGTGGGGATCTAA
- a CDS encoding DUF3224 domain-containing protein, with the protein MLAEGRFEVTLQPLEGYASGENDIMLGRMSIEKQFFGDLEAQSRGEMLSARTPVKTSAGYVAIEQVQGKLQDRHGSFVLQHFGMMSGGENRLILEVVPDSGTGELQGLSGSMEIIIENGEHRYRFTYEI; encoded by the coding sequence ATGCTGGCAGAAGGACGATTTGAAGTCACATTGCAGCCGCTGGAAGGCTACGCCTCAGGGGAAAACGATATCATGCTAGGACGAATGTCCATTGAAAAGCAGTTCTTCGGTGATCTCGAAGCGCAGAGCAGAGGGGAAATGCTCAGCGCGCGCACGCCGGTGAAAACCTCGGCGGGCTACGTCGCCATCGAGCAGGTGCAGGGAAAGCTCCAGGACAGGCATGGCAGTTTCGTGCTGCAGCATTTCGGCATGATGTCCGGCGGCGAAAACCGCCTCATCCTCGAAGTCGTGCCCGACTCCGGCACCGGCGAGCTGCAGGGACTGTCCGGCAGTATGGAAATCATCATCGAAAACGGGGAACATCGATACCGTTTTACATACGAGATCTGA
- a CDS encoding NAD-dependent epimerase/dehydratase family protein, with translation MKALITGGTGFVGSHLVEVLKNRGWELCVLAKDAMFSADLGVPVTIADLSDREAVAPLLRDVDYVFHVAGLTRARKTVDYYMVNHLGTRDLLDACAEHCRALRRFVYVSSLTAVGPRNGAGEITEQSPYHPVSHYGRSKMMAEIEVMERRNEIPVTIVRPSAVYGPRDRDLFRYFKMIRTGIEPLLGSGAHQLNLVHVRDLVDGIIRAAEHPAAEGEAFFIGGENYSTAGLCRHIARAMQRRPFVFHLPEFLIYVVGAAGEATGRLLRRQVFFNVQKVREAVQEAWTCSIDKARERIGFEPRVTLDAGMRMTYDWYLEHQWL, from the coding sequence ATGAAAGCGCTTATCACCGGAGGAACGGGCTTTGTCGGAAGTCACCTCGTCGAGGTATTGAAAAACCGCGGGTGGGAGCTGTGTGTGCTGGCGAAGGACGCCATGTTCAGCGCCGATCTCGGTGTGCCGGTTACCATCGCGGATCTCAGTGACCGCGAGGCCGTGGCGCCGCTGCTGCGGGATGTGGATTATGTCTTTCACGTGGCGGGACTCACCCGCGCACGGAAGACCGTTGACTATTACATGGTCAATCACCTCGGGACGCGGGATCTGCTCGATGCCTGTGCCGAACACTGCCGCGCACTGCGCCGTTTTGTGTACGTGAGCAGTCTGACGGCAGTCGGTCCCCGCAACGGCGCGGGCGAAATTACCGAGCAGTCGCCGTATCATCCTGTTTCCCATTACGGACGCAGCAAGATGATGGCGGAAATTGAAGTGATGGAACGCAGGAATGAAATTCCGGTCACGATTGTGCGTCCCAGTGCGGTGTACGGTCCGCGCGACCGCGACCTCTTCCGCTACTTCAAAATGATACGCACGGGCATCGAACCGCTGCTCGGCTCCGGCGCACATCAGCTCAATCTCGTGCACGTGCGCGACCTGGTCGACGGTATCATCCGTGCCGCAGAGCATCCCGCCGCGGAGGGTGAGGCCTTTTTCATCGGGGGAGAGAATTACAGTACGGCCGGACTCTGTCGGCACATCGCCCGCGCCATGCAGCGTCGTCCCTTCGTCTTTCACCTCCCGGAATTCCTGATCTATGTGGTCGGCGCCGCGGGAGAGGCGACGGGCAGACTGCTGCGACGGCAGGTGTTTTTCAACGTGCAGAAAGTGCGCGAAGCTGTGCAGGAGGCATGGACCTGCTCGATAGACAAGGCGCGCGAGCGCATCGGTTTCGAACCGCGTGTAACTCTCGACGCAGGCATGCGTATGACCTACGACTGGTATCTCGAGCATCAGTGGCTCTGA
- a CDS encoding FAD-binding oxidoreductase has product MSTIQFAAASGGSVQISGEDVGTFSESLRGGVILPGDDGYDEAREIWNAMIDRRPGCIVQCAGSADVIRAVRFAREHGVLATVRGAGHNIAGSSISNGGMLIDLSGMKSVRVDPVKQTARAEPGVTLGEFDNETQQFGLATPVGINSTTGIAGLTLGGGFGWLSRKWGLTADNLISADVVTASGELLTASAEENSELFWGLRGGGGNFGIVTSFEFSLHAIGPEILSGLIVHPFSEADNLLRFYRDFVKTAPDELSVWLVMRKAPPLPFLDESVHGKEVVVIAVLYAGDMAEGEKALQPLREFGSPYADVISPHVYAGFQAAFDPLLTPGARNYWKSHDFTSLEDELFGVIQDYIPKLPSPACEVFIAHLGGAVGRVAPDATAYVHRDAEFIMNIHGRWEDANDDDTCVGWCRDIFSAATPLATGGVYVNFMTEEEKDRIRDAYGAGYDRLVALKQQYDPDNFFSYNQNVRPKGA; this is encoded by the coding sequence ATGAGTACGATACAGTTTGCCGCTGCAAGCGGTGGCTCAGTTCAGATATCCGGTGAGGATGTCGGAACCTTTTCCGAAAGCCTTCGCGGTGGAGTCATTCTGCCCGGAGATGATGGTTACGATGAGGCGCGCGAAATCTGGAACGCGATGATTGACAGAAGACCCGGCTGCATCGTGCAGTGTGCCGGAAGCGCGGATGTGATTCGCGCCGTTCGTTTCGCCCGTGAACATGGCGTACTCGCGACCGTGCGCGGCGCGGGACACAATATCGCCGGCAGTTCCATTTCAAACGGCGGCATGCTCATCGACCTTTCCGGAATGAAATCCGTGCGCGTCGATCCGGTGAAACAGACAGCCCGCGCCGAACCCGGTGTGACGCTCGGGGAATTTGACAATGAGACACAGCAGTTTGGCCTTGCCACGCCGGTCGGAATTAACAGTACGACCGGAATTGCAGGACTGACACTGGGTGGCGGCTTCGGCTGGCTGAGCAGGAAGTGGGGACTGACAGCGGACAACCTCATTTCCGCCGATGTCGTGACAGCTTCAGGTGAGCTTCTCACGGCAAGCGCGGAAGAAAACAGTGAACTGTTCTGGGGACTCCGCGGCGGTGGCGGAAACTTCGGCATCGTTACGTCGTTCGAGTTTTCGCTGCATGCGATTGGACCGGAGATACTCTCCGGCCTGATCGTCCATCCCTTCAGCGAGGCTGATAATCTTCTCCGGTTTTACCGTGACTTCGTCAAAACCGCCCCCGATGAACTGAGTGTCTGGCTTGTGATGCGCAAGGCACCGCCCTTGCCCTTCCTCGACGAGAGCGTGCATGGAAAAGAAGTCGTGGTCATCGCGGTGCTCTACGCCGGGGACATGGCCGAAGGCGAAAAGGCGTTGCAGCCGCTCCGGGAATTCGGATCACCGTATGCGGACGTGATCAGTCCGCATGTCTATGCGGGATTCCAGGCGGCCTTCGATCCCCTGCTCACACCCGGTGCTCGGAACTACTGGAAGTCACATGATTTCACTTCGCTTGAGGACGAACTCTTCGGCGTCATCCAGGATTACATTCCGAAACTGCCGAGTCCCGCATGCGAAGTATTCATCGCCCATCTAGGCGGTGCAGTGGGACGTGTCGCCCCCGATGCCACGGCATACGTACATCGCGATGCCGAATTCATCATGAATATTCATGGCCGCTGGGAAGACGCGAATGATGACGATACCTGCGTCGGCTGGTGCCGCGACATCTTCTCGGCTGCCACACCGCTCGCCACCGGAGGAGTGTACGTAAACTTCATGACGGAGGAAGAAAAGGATCGCATACGCGACGCCTACGGCGCCGGGTACGACAGACTGGTTGCGTTGAAGCAGCAGTACGATCCGGACAATTTCTTCAGCTATAATCAGAACGTTCGTCCAAAAGGAGCATAG
- a CDS encoding type II toxin-antitoxin system HicB family antitoxin, translating to MLEYKGYRGKVEYISEERIFHGEVLGTRDVITFQGSTADEIEQAFRDSIDDYLEFCQQRGEEADKPYSGKFVVRMPETLHRHVADLARLENESINNVVLEAVKRYVARALGDDDVHE from the coding sequence ATGCTTGAATACAAAGGGTACAGGGGGAAAGTGGAGTACATCTCGGAAGAGCGGATTTTCCACGGCGAGGTGCTGGGTACTCGCGATGTCATTACGTTCCAGGGAAGCACGGCCGATGAAATAGAGCAGGCCTTTCGCGACTCCATCGATGATTACCTGGAGTTCTGTCAACAGCGGGGTGAGGAAGCAGACAAGCCGTATTCCGGCAAGTTCGTCGTCAGAATGCCCGAGACCTTGCACCGCCACGTCGCGGACCTTGCACGCCTCGAAAACGAAAGCATCAACAATGTCGTACTCGAAGCGGTGAAGCGCTACGTCGCGCGTGCGCTTGGGGATGACGATGTGCATGAGTAA
- a CDS encoding T9SS type A sorting domain-containing protein, with protein MKKLCVLILLLSSVAAAQTPPRLSYFPLETGNSWTYHVTLRPGMYNEVQFDTTITVGDRVTGPNGKQYYETSLGLLRVDSTTGMVWRYYPNVYLPPLSDTTRHCVDSTEMEFTYLAADSGATHIMCGDGWPWHMYLSDSAETVEFLDIQRRRMYWSGWLEAHIFADSIGLCYRVYTAPNFDVIRWELVRAFVHGVLYTPVQLRSFTVDVAEGSALLQWDTEEEMDNLGFEVQRRNGVTREDWNVLGFVPSHGRSASSYSFHDRELPAVPSISYRIKQIDYSGKTWYSPEFRVDLGTKQPGTLRMEAYPNPLIQTGRLRLTGDAPHTWQLTLQDMLGRSLRQLASPVDPSGVSDIALDLTGLPAGQYFVVATRGAQRISLPLLHLP; from the coding sequence ATGAAAAAACTGTGTGTGCTGATACTTCTGCTGTCCTCTGTCGCGGCAGCGCAAACCCCACCGCGTCTTTCCTACTTTCCTCTCGAGACCGGCAACTCGTGGACGTATCACGTGACGCTTCGTCCGGGCATGTACAACGAAGTGCAATTCGACACGACGATAACCGTCGGTGACCGGGTTACCGGTCCCAACGGCAAACAGTATTATGAAACCAGCCTCGGATTGCTGCGGGTGGACAGCACGACAGGCATGGTATGGAGATACTATCCAAACGTGTATCTCCCCCCACTAAGTGATACGACCCGGCATTGCGTAGACTCGACGGAAATGGAGTTCACCTATCTCGCTGCGGATTCAGGCGCTACGCATATCATGTGTGGTGATGGCTGGCCGTGGCACATGTATCTGAGCGATTCCGCAGAGACCGTGGAGTTCCTGGATATTCAGCGCCGGCGCATGTACTGGTCCGGCTGGCTGGAGGCTCACATATTTGCCGACAGTATCGGACTCTGTTACCGTGTCTACACTGCCCCGAATTTCGATGTCATCAGATGGGAACTTGTCCGCGCTTTTGTGCATGGCGTGCTGTACACCCCGGTTCAGCTTCGGTCTTTCACTGTCGATGTCGCGGAGGGTTCCGCACTGCTGCAGTGGGACACCGAAGAGGAAATGGACAATCTCGGTTTCGAGGTGCAGAGGCGCAATGGAGTCACGCGAGAAGATTGGAATGTTCTCGGCTTCGTCCCCTCCCACGGGCGGAGCGCATCTTCGTATTCCTTCCATGACCGGGAGCTTCCCGCGGTCCCGAGTATTTCGTACAGAATCAAACAGATCGACTACAGTGGAAAAACCTGGTATTCACCCGAGTTCCGGGTCGATCTGGGAACGAAACAACCCGGCACACTTCGCATGGAAGCATATCCGAATCCATTGATTCAGACGGGTCGGCTGCGTCTCACTGGCGATGCTCCGCACACCTGGCAGCTCACATTGCAGGATATGCTGGGACGCTCCCTGCGTCAACTTGCGTCGCCCGTGGACCCCAGCGGGGTGTCCGACATTGCGCTTGATCTCACCGGACTTCCGGCAGGACAGTATTTCGTTGTCGCCACCCGCGGCGCACAGCGTATCAGTCTGCCGCTCCTCCACCTACCCTGA